In Vibrio diazotrophicus, the following proteins share a genomic window:
- a CDS encoding ABC transporter permease, giving the protein MLKVQPRLESSKMMSWLSPFIAVALTMVVSSLMFVWLDVDPLKAFQVFVLMPFSDSYNLGELLVKSAPLMLCAIGLALCYRANMWNIGAEGQLLIGAVASSAVAVTATDDSGFGTFLLTVGAGVIAGALWAGIPTWLNRRFHTNIILTTIMLNYIGLYILLWAVHGPLRDPSGFGFPESAMFVDAVMMSPLTESGRATMSIVIAVIVAIAAGLMLFKTLPGFKLRVMGSERAAAKYAGFSENKLVWGVMLFAGAMAGLAGAAEVMGPIGQLVPSVSPGYGYAAIIVAYLGRLNPIGVIIAALFMGALYMGSDLAQIELNLPTAVTGLFQGTLLFFLLACDFLIYYRFVPNRSLSKKTASSLVNEKGAA; this is encoded by the coding sequence ATGCTTAAGGTTCAACCTCGTTTAGAAAGCTCTAAGATGATGTCTTGGCTTTCTCCATTCATCGCTGTAGCACTCACTATGGTTGTCTCCAGTCTGATGTTTGTCTGGTTAGATGTTGACCCGCTCAAAGCCTTTCAAGTGTTTGTTCTGATGCCATTTTCAGACAGCTACAACTTGGGCGAACTGTTGGTGAAATCCGCACCACTGATGTTGTGTGCGATTGGTTTGGCACTGTGTTACCGCGCAAACATGTGGAACATTGGTGCTGAAGGTCAATTATTAATTGGTGCCGTAGCCAGTAGTGCGGTAGCGGTAACTGCTACTGACGATTCCGGCTTTGGTACTTTCCTGCTGACCGTTGGCGCAGGTGTTATCGCAGGTGCTTTATGGGCAGGTATTCCTACTTGGTTAAACCGTCGCTTTCACACCAACATTATTCTTACCACTATCATGCTTAACTACATTGGTTTGTATATACTGCTTTGGGCGGTGCATGGTCCGCTCCGTGATCCTTCTGGCTTTGGTTTTCCTGAATCTGCCATGTTCGTTGATGCGGTCATGATGTCACCTCTGACGGAATCTGGACGAGCAACCATGTCAATTGTGATTGCGGTGATCGTCGCAATAGCAGCTGGATTAATGCTGTTCAAAACATTGCCCGGGTTTAAGTTGCGTGTCATGGGTTCAGAGCGTGCAGCAGCGAAATACGCGGGCTTTTCCGAAAATAAATTGGTTTGGGGCGTAATGTTATTCGCGGGTGCAATGGCAGGACTTGCCGGCGCTGCTGAAGTGATGGGACCAATTGGTCAGCTTGTTCCTTCTGTGTCTCCCGGTTATGGCTATGCTGCGATTATTGTCGCTTATCTTGGCCGTTTGAATCCAATAGGCGTGATTATCGCTGCCCTGTTTATGGGCGCTCTTTACATGGGAAGTGACCTTGCACAAATTGAACTTAACCTGCCAACAGCCGTCACGGGTTTGTTCCAAGGCACTTTGCTCTTCTTCTTATTAGCGTGTGATTTTTTAATCTACTACCGATTCGTGCCGAATCGTTCTTTAAGTAAGAAAACCGCTAGTTCACTGGTTAATGAGAAAGGAGCCGCATAA
- a CDS encoding DUF5718 family protein, translating to MFEIPIFGIGIAGNFAGHLQQTGEEKGLHGSVDTQSPQALFPFYVAGASDAYLNVNPYSFDVLMLPTNPSAKVQMEPEIALIAKVKYLGTSVLGFEAEGMTLFNDATHRNAVVDKLAQKKNWGAASKGIASKVIPLADFSKNSDLDKYRFCSFLGRNEQWNLCCNDVSLGDYSYSYEQLIAWLVSQSNGQKNEGALHSIQELLGQAGYPDHILISLGSSRYTPFGECHQLGAKDKVCAVLYDSTRIDLDEIQSFVDRGEVQKLKGNHVVLWQECQ from the coding sequence ATGTTTGAAATACCTATCTTTGGTATTGGAATAGCAGGAAATTTTGCAGGACATCTGCAACAAACAGGTGAAGAAAAGGGTTTACATGGAAGCGTTGATACACAAAGCCCACAGGCGCTATTCCCGTTTTATGTTGCCGGTGCAAGCGATGCTTACCTCAACGTTAATCCGTACTCATTTGACGTTCTGATGTTACCTACTAATCCCTCAGCTAAAGTGCAAATGGAACCTGAGATTGCTCTGATTGCCAAGGTAAAATATTTGGGAACGTCAGTGCTTGGTTTTGAAGCTGAAGGGATGACCTTGTTTAATGATGCAACTCACCGCAACGCAGTGGTAGATAAGTTGGCTCAGAAGAAGAACTGGGGTGCAGCGTCTAAAGGTATTGCAAGTAAAGTCATTCCACTTGCAGACTTCAGCAAAAATTCTGACTTGGATAAGTATCGCTTTTGCAGCTTTCTTGGCAGAAATGAACAGTGGAACCTGTGCTGTAATGATGTTTCATTGGGTGATTACAGCTACAGTTACGAGCAGTTAATCGCGTGGCTAGTCAGTCAGAGCAATGGACAGAAAAACGAAGGAGCTTTGCATTCTATCCAAGAATTATTAGGGCAGGCGGGCTATCCCGACCACATTTTGATCTCTCTTGGCTCTTCTCGCTACACACCATTTGGTGAATGTCATCAACTTGGTGCAAAAGACAAAGTTTGCGCTGTGTTGTATGACTCTACACGTATTGATCTTGATGAGATTCAGTCGTTTGTTGATCGCGGAGAAGTGCAGAAGTTGAAAGGTAATCACGTGGTGCTGTGGCAAGAGTGCCAATAA
- a CDS encoding ABC transporter ATP-binding protein, translating to MDTPLLELWNISKFFPGVVANDKVNLKLHQGEILALLGENGAGKSTLVKMIYGVNSPSEGAIMWNNHEVTISSPNQARAMGIGMVFQHFSVFETLTVLENIQLGLDKEFLDSVSDLRKLIIAKSEQYKLHVDPDRYVHSLSIGERQRVEILRCLIQDVKLLILDEPTSVLAPQEIEGLFEVLNQLSSEGCAILFISHKLKEVTSLCHRAVILRGGKVTGECDPSQETPNSIARMMVGDETQLSESYPKTETSDVILQTNNLTLSPSHPFGCGLEKVNLQLRAGEIFGLAGVAGNGQEDLLAVLSGEDTRSNADSIQWQQINIGDWDAGKRRELGLAYVPANRLGQGAVPEMSLEENTLLTHSRALSSRGVINFPKLKQLAKQLISNNQVKCRNENSQAKSLSGGNLQKFIMGREVAQQPKVIICAHPTWGVDIGAASAIHRQLIALRDAGTAVLVVSEDIDELFILCDRLAAIYEGQVSDAVKTSNTSIDQIGEWIAGGFVSHVEVANA from the coding sequence ATGGACACACCACTACTCGAGCTGTGGAACATCAGTAAGTTCTTCCCCGGCGTCGTGGCCAATGACAAAGTAAATTTAAAACTCCATCAAGGAGAGATCCTAGCTCTGTTAGGGGAAAACGGCGCAGGAAAATCAACGCTAGTAAAAATGATATATGGCGTTAATAGCCCAAGTGAAGGGGCGATTATGTGGAATAACCACGAAGTCACTATCAGCTCGCCAAACCAAGCAAGAGCAATGGGTATCGGCATGGTGTTTCAACACTTTTCCGTTTTTGAAACGCTCACCGTACTGGAAAACATTCAACTGGGTTTGGACAAGGAGTTTCTCGACTCAGTTTCGGATTTACGCAAACTCATCATCGCCAAAAGTGAACAATACAAACTGCATGTAGATCCAGACAGATATGTACACAGTCTGAGTATCGGAGAGAGGCAGCGTGTTGAAATACTTCGTTGTTTGATTCAGGACGTTAAGCTTTTAATCCTCGATGAGCCTACATCCGTGCTTGCGCCTCAAGAAATCGAAGGCTTGTTTGAAGTGCTTAACCAACTTTCGAGCGAAGGTTGCGCCATTTTGTTCATCAGCCACAAGCTTAAGGAAGTCACCTCTTTATGCCATCGCGCAGTGATTTTGCGTGGCGGAAAAGTTACGGGTGAATGTGACCCGAGCCAAGAGACACCAAACTCGATTGCACGAATGATGGTGGGTGATGAAACCCAGCTATCGGAAAGCTACCCAAAAACTGAAACCAGCGATGTCATTCTGCAAACAAACAATCTGACACTCTCTCCTTCTCACCCTTTCGGTTGTGGTCTAGAGAAAGTAAATCTGCAACTTCGCGCTGGCGAAATTTTCGGTCTCGCAGGTGTTGCTGGTAACGGTCAGGAAGATTTGCTTGCGGTACTCAGTGGTGAAGACACTCGTAGCAACGCAGACAGCATTCAATGGCAACAGATCAATATTGGCGATTGGGACGCAGGTAAACGACGCGAGCTTGGCCTTGCCTACGTGCCAGCGAACCGCCTTGGTCAGGGAGCCGTTCCCGAAATGAGTTTGGAAGAAAACACCCTGCTCACTCACTCTCGTGCACTAAGCTCTCGTGGTGTCATTAATTTTCCTAAGCTCAAACAACTTGCCAAGCAGCTTATCAGCAACAACCAAGTGAAATGCCGCAATGAAAACTCTCAAGCGAAGAGCCTTTCAGGCGGTAATTTACAGAAGTTTATTATGGGACGTGAAGTCGCTCAGCAACCCAAAGTTATTATTTGTGCACATCCAACATGGGGCGTGGACATCGGTGCTGCGAGTGCCATTCACCGTCAGCTCATCGCATTGCGCGATGCTGGCACAGCGGTTCTTGTTGTCTCTGAAGATATCGACGAACTGTTTATTCTGTGTGACCGCCTAGCCGCAATTTATGAAGGCCAAGTGTCAGATGCAGTCAAAACCAGCAATACCTCTATCGATCAAATTGGGGAATGGATAGCCGGTGGTTTCGTTTCTCATGTGGAGGTCGCAAATGCTTAA
- a CDS encoding TetR/AcrR family transcriptional regulator, with amino-acid sequence MDTELAHHKRSISGEIRRRNETLILQAAADEFVKHGYKGTSVQAIADRINLPKANILYYFKSKAGLYKALLRDILNLWNEGFSEDAANMPPEAVLRNYIVGKMRYSRTHPQESKIFAQEIIQGAPNIRDEIQFPVVEWTAGKSSVIQTWVDKGLIRPVEPLYLLFLIWSSTQFYADFDTEIQLIKGSSMSESEFEDAENFLVNIIIRGIALTIS; translated from the coding sequence TTGGATACTGAACTTGCGCATCACAAGCGTTCTATTTCTGGAGAAATACGCAGGCGTAACGAAACGCTAATCCTGCAAGCGGCGGCTGATGAATTTGTAAAACATGGATATAAAGGAACGTCGGTTCAAGCGATAGCGGACAGAATCAACTTACCCAAAGCGAACATTCTGTACTACTTCAAATCGAAAGCAGGGCTTTATAAAGCTCTGCTGAGAGACATTTTAAATTTATGGAATGAAGGTTTTTCTGAAGATGCGGCCAATATGCCGCCAGAGGCGGTTTTACGGAATTATATTGTTGGCAAAATGCGCTATAGCCGTACACATCCGCAGGAATCGAAGATCTTTGCTCAGGAGATCATTCAAGGAGCGCCGAATATTCGAGATGAAATCCAGTTCCCAGTGGTGGAGTGGACCGCGGGTAAATCATCAGTAATTCAGACATGGGTGGATAAAGGATTGATTCGGCCAGTCGAGCCTTTGTATCTGCTGTTTTTGATTTGGAGTTCTACCCAATTCTATGCAGATTTTGATACTGAGATTCAGTTGATCAAAGGATCGTCTATGTCAGAAAGTGAATTTGAAGACGCAGAAAATTTCTTGGTCAACATTATCATCCGCGGTATCGCGCTAACAATATCATAA